A genomic stretch from Psilocybe cubensis strain MGC-MH-2018 chromosome 1, whole genome shotgun sequence includes:
- a CDS encoding DNA-directed RNA polymerase II subunit rpb1, with translation MLGHQFAYSAAPIRKVKEVQFGILSPEEIKAISVAKIEHPEVMDEATHKPKIGGLMDPRMGTIDRNFKCQTCGEGMSECPGHFGHIELARPVFHPGFIVKVKKILESICVNCGKLKADIVSRVVLFALLVSHPTIQIFWGLSPHPMGNPKPAPRQSLDNRGRSSTRGRGS, from the exons ATGCTTGGCCATCAGTTCGCCTACTCCGCGGCTCCCATTCGCAAAGTGAAGGAGGTTCAGTTTGGTATTCTTTCTCCGGAGGAGATT AAAGCCATCTCCGTCGCCAAGATCGAACATCCAGAAGTCATGGACGAGGCCACTCATAAACCCAAGATTGGCGGACTGATGGACCCCCGTATGGGTACCATCGATAGGAATTTCAAGTGTCAGACGTGCGGAGAGGGTATGTCAGAGTGTCCTGGTCATTTTGGGCATATTGAGCTGGCAAGGCCAGTCTTTCATCCTG GTTTCATCGTGAAAGTGAAGAAGATTTTGGAGAGTATATGTGTAAATTGTGGAAAGCTCAAAGCCGACATCGTGAGTCGCGTCGTTTTATTTGCTCTACTCGTTTCGCACCCCACCATCCAAATTTTCTGGGGGCTCTCTCCACATCCCATGGGGAACCCCAAACCCGCACCACGTCAGTCTCTCGACAATCGAGGGCGTTCTTCCACCCGTGGTAGGGGATCGTAA
- a CDS encoding DNA-directed RNA polymerase II subunit rpb1 — MEYWPTTLGCDAAGDSDPNFAEKIRHIRDPKARMAVVWSHCKTKNICEPDDPKEEGADPEAEEGRKHGGCGHAQPQIRKEGLKLFVQYKKAKDDDDEVKSMQPDKRLITPSEVYTVFKKMSDHDLHLLGLSEEYARPEWMILTVMPVPPPPVRPSIAVDGGAMRSEDDLTYKLGDIIKASANVRRCEQEGAPAHVITEFEQLLQFHVATYMDNDIAGIPQALQKSGRPVKAIRARLKGKEGRLRGNLMGKRVDFSARTVITGDPNLQLDEVGVPRTIAMNLTFPERVTPYNIAYLQELVRNGPTTYPGARYVVRDTGERIDLRYNKRADAFLQYGWIVERHLKDGDYVLFNRQPSLHKMSMMSHRVKLMPYSTFRLNLSVTPPYNADFDGDEMNMHVPQSEETRAELSQIAWVPRQIISPQANKPVMGIVQDTLCGIRKFTLRDTFLDWNQVQNILLWVPEWDGTVPIPAILKPKPLWTGKQILSLTIPRGINIHRSPDPKSSNPVFDDGVLIENGELIFGIVEKKTVGASQGGLVHVVFREKGPEATRQLFTGLQMVVNYWLFHNGFSIGIGDTIADSATMSYITQTIAERKANVAQIIEDATHDRLKAAPGMTIRESFESLVERQLNLARDTSGQYAQKHLKEDNNVKQMVVAGSKGSFINISQMSVCVGQQSVEGRRIPFGFRHRTLPHFTKDDFSPESRGFVENSYLRGLTPQEFFFHAMAGREGLIDTAVKTAETGYIQRRLVKALEDVMVCYDGTVRNSLGDLIQFVYGEDGMDGAFIEKQTIETFGLNDREFEHNYRVDVTDPAGGFIPGVLQVGIDDSSLELQVKLDEEFARLVEDRRLLREFVFPRVPNTQPHYLPVNLHRIVQNAIQIFHIDRRKPSDLDPAYIVDSIHELGKRLIVVRGDDNLSREGQENATLNFRMHLRATFASRRVLEKYHLTREAFDWVVGEVETKFNQSVVHPGEMCGTLAAQSIGEPATQMTLNTFHYAGVSSKNVTLGVPRLKEIINVATNIKTPSLTVYLEPQISRSADLAKQVQQELAYTSLRTVTAAVEIWYDPDPSSTIIEEDSVFVESFFAIPDEEIESKLHLQSPWLLRLELDRAKMIDRKLDMHYVAGRIAESFKTDLFVIWSEDNSEKLVIRCRVLGSPDKEEDGLESVEEDIFLRQLENTMLNSVNLRGVKGINRVFLTEQDKVVVAGDGTIRTDQQKEWVLETDGINLKTVMCIDGVDFTRTYSNSCVEIFNVLGIEAARAAILKELRGVIEFDGSYVNYRHLALLCDLMTHRGTLMAITRHGINRADTGALMRCSFEETVEILMEAAAVGEKDDCHGIAENVMFGQMAPMGTGAFEVALDIDMLKDAIVDHRLPVQSMLAAQIDGGMTPGQVAMTPYDTNSPMWQDGLFKGDPASASFSPLASNTGEDASSFQFLGYGQSPLGAGGMSPGGVGYSPSSPNAYTPTSPSFVPQSPFSGATSPFGTSPYASSPMYDRGRGATSPTYSPTSPALNLTSPGYSPTSPRYSPTSPSFSPTSPRYSPQSPSFSPTSPRYSPASPSFSPASPRYSPISSTLLIAFSLPCSNVTILAQIFAYVPYAITFVAEIFTHLAGLLAAFSLFPCFSRLQPYFSNALVALEPCAKPERQYA; from the exons ATGGAATATTGGCCAACCACACTCGGCTGTGACGCAGCTGGAGAT TCGGACCCCAATTTTGCGGAGAAGATTCGCCACATCCGTGATCCCAAGGCGCGCATGGCAGTTGTCTGGTCGCACTGCAAAACGAAGAATATCTGTGAGCCTGATGACCCCAAAGAAGAGGGCGCAGATCCAGAGGCTGAAGAAGGGAGGAAGCATGGCGGTTGCGGCCATGCGCAGCCTCAAATCAGGAAAGAGGGCCTCAAGTTGTTCGTTCAAtacaagaaagcaaaggacgacgatgat GAGGTCAAGTCCATGCAGCCTGACAAGCGGCTCATCACACCGTCCGAAGTTTATACAGTGTTCAAGAAGATGTCGGACCACGACCTGCACCTTCTCGGGCTCTCCGAGGAGTATGCGAGACCGGAGTGGATGATCCTCACGGTTATGCCCGTTCCGCCGCCGCCCGTTCGCCCCAGTATCGCCGTCGACGGCGGCGCCATGCGCAGCGAGGACGATTTGACGTACAAACTGGGCGACATCATCAAGGCGTCGGCGAACGTCCGTCGGTGCGAGCAGGAGGGCGCCCCGGCGCATGTCATCACTGAATTCGAGCAGCTTCTCCAG TTCCACGTGGCGACGTACATGGACAACGATATTGCTGGTATCCCGCAGGCGCTGCAAAAGTCGGGTCGTCCTGTCAAAGCTATTCGTGCCCGTCTAAAGGGCAAGGAAGGCCGTCTGCGTGGCAACTTGATGGGCAAACGTGTCGATTTCTCCGCCCGCACGGTTATCACGGGTGATCCGAATCTGCAGCTCGATGAAGTTGGCGTGCCGCGGACGATTGCGATGAATTTGACCTTCCCAGAAAGAG TGACGCCGTATAATATCGCGTATTTGCAGGAGCTTGTAAGGAATGGCCCGACGACGTATCCTGGTGCACGCTATGTTGTGCGAGACACAGGAGAGCGTATCGATCTGCGGTATAACAAGCGTGCGGATGCGTTTTTGCAATACGGATGGATTGTTGAGCGCCATCTTAAGGATGGAga CTATGTATTGTTCAATCGTCAACCTTCGCTGCACAAAATGAGTATGATGAGTCATCGTGTAAAGCTCATGCCTTATTCGA CCTTCCGCCTGAATCTTTCGGT AACGCCACCCTACAACGCCGATTTCGACGGCGACGAGATGAACATGCA CGTACCTCAGAGCGAGGAAACGAGGGCCGAGTTGAGTCAAATCGCATGGGTGCCCAGACAG ATCATTTCGCCTCAGGCAAACAAGCCCGTCATGGGCATTGTGCAAGATACCCTGTGCGGTATTCGAAAATTCACGTTGCGTGATACCTTCCTGGACTGGAATCAAGTTCAGAACATCCTCTTGTGGGTGCCCGAGTGGGACGGCACAGTGCCCATCCCTGCCATCCTTAAGCCGAAGCCTCTCTGGACAGGAAAGCAGATCCTGAGCTTGACCATCCCTCGGGGGATCAACATTCATCGCTCGCCCGATCCCAAGTCCTCTAATCCGGTGTTCGACGACGGTGTGCTGATTGAGAACGGAGAGCTGATCTTTGGTATCGTTGAGAAGAAGACGGTTGGCGCGTCGCAGGGCGGTCTTGTGCACGTAGTGTTCCGCGAGAAGGGTCCGGAGGCTACTCGCCAACTATTTACAGGTCTGCAGATGGTCGTGAACTACTGGTTATTCCACAATGGGTTTAGCATTGGTATTGGTGACACCATCGCTGATTCTGCAACGATGTCGTATATTACGCAGACCATCGCGGAGCGCAAGGCGAACGTTGCGCAAATCATCGAGGATGCCACCCACGATCGCTTGAAGGCCGCGCCTGGTATGACGATTCGTGAATCGTTTGAGAGTTTGGTCGAGCGCCAACTCAACTTGGCCCGTGACACGTCTGGTCAATACGCGCAGAAGCACTTGAAAGAGGACAACAACGTGAAGCAGATGGTGGTCGCTGGCTCAAAGGGTTCTTTCATCAACATCTCGCAGATGTCGGTTTGTGTTGGGCAACAGTCAGTCGAGGGTCGGCGTATTCCGTTTGGGTTCAGGCATCGCACGCTGCCGCATTTCACAAAGGACGATTTCAGCCCCGAGTCGCGAGGATTCGTTGAGAATTCGTATTTGCGTGGGTTGACGCCGCAAGAATTCTTCTTCCATGCCATGGCTGGTCGTGAGGGTCTTATCGATACGGCTGTCAAGACGGCCGAGACGGGTTACATCCAGCGCCGTCTCgtcaaggcgctcgaggaCGTTATGGTGTGCTACGACGGCACGGTGCGAAACTCGCTCGGTGATCTGATCCAGTTCGTGTATGGCGAGGACGGTATGGACGGTGCATTCATTGAGAAGCAGACGATCGAGACCTTTGGCCTGAATGACCGCGAGTTCGAGCACAACTACCGCGTGGACGTCACCGACCCAGCGGGCGGATTCATCCCCGGCGTCCTCCAGGTCGGCATCGACGACAGCTCGCTGGAGCTGCAGGTCAAACTTGACGAGGAGTTTGCCCGTTTGGTTGAGGACAGACGGCTCCTGAGGGAGTTTGTGTTTCCTCGGGTGCCCAACACGCAACCGCATTATCTTCCTGTTAACCTCCATCGTATCGTGCAGAACGCTATTCAGATCTTCCATATCGACCGACGAAAGCCTAGTGACCTTGATCCTGCCTATATTGTCGACTCTATCCATGAGCTCGGTAAACGTCTGATCGTCGTGCGTGGCGACGACAACCTCAGCAGAGAAGGTCAAGAGAACGCCACCCTCAACTTTAGGATGCACCTCCGTGCAACGTTTGCTTCTCGCCGCGTGCTGGAGAAGTATCATTTGACACGGGAAGCGTTCGATTGGGTGGTCGGTGAAGTCGAAACCAAATTCAATCAGTCCGTTGTCCACCCCGGAGAGATGTGTGGTACGCTTGCCGCACAGTCCATTGGAGAGCCGGCGACGCAGATGACTCTCAACACTTTCCATTATGCCGGTGTGTCGAGTAAGAACGTTACGCTCGGTGTGCCGCGTTTGAAAGAAATTATCAATGTCGCGACGAACATCAAGACACCGTCGTTGACTGTATACCTTGAACCCCAGATATCCCGGTCGGCAGATTTGGCCAAGCAGGTCCAGCAGGAGCTGGCGTATACCTCGCTGCGGACTGTTACCGCTGCCGTTGAGATCTGGTACGACCCCGATCCATCATCAACCATTATTGAGGAGGATTCGGTGTTCGTTGAATCCTTCTTCGCCATTCCTGATGAGGAAATCGAGAGCAAGCTGCATTTGCAGTCACCCTGGCTCCTCCGTCTCGAACTCGACCGTGCGAAGATGATCGACAGGAAACTCGACATGCACTACGTCGCTGGCCGCATCGCCGAGAGCTTCAAGACAGACCTGTTCGTCATCTGGAGCGAAGATAACTCGGAGAAGTTGGTCATTCGTTGTCGTGTGTTGGGTAGTCCGGATAAGGAGGAGGACGGCTTGGAGTCAGTTGAAGAGGACATTTTCCTTCGTCAGCTTGAGAACACGATGTTGAACTCTGTCAACCTGCGTGGTGTCAAGGGTATCAACCGTGTCTTCTTGACGGAGCAGGACAAGGTCGTCGTGGCGGGCGATGGCACCATCCGAACGGACCAGCAGAAAGAGTGGGTGCTGGAAACGGATGGCATCAATTTGAAGACGGTGATGTGCATTGACGGTGTCGACTTTACGCGGACATACTCGAACAGCTGCGTGGAGATCTTCAATGTGCTGGGTATCGAGGCGGCGCGTGCAGCGATTCTGAAAGAACTTCGTGGAGTTATCGAGTTTGACGGTTCGTATGTCAACTACCGTCATCTTGCTTTACTCTGCGACCTTATGACCCATCGTGGAACACTCATGGCTATCACACGCCATGGTATCAATCGGGCGGATACTGGAGCATTGATGAGGTGCTCATTCGAAGAGACTGTCGAAATTCTAATGGAAGCTGCAGCCGTAGGTGAAAAGGATGACTGCCATGGTATTGCGGAGAACGTAATGTTCGGCCAGATGGCTCCTATGGGTACTGGCGCGTTTGAGGTGGCTCTGGATATTGACATGCTGAAGGATGCTATTGTGGACCACCGTTTGCCGGTGCAGTCGATGCTGGCTGCGCAAATAGACGGTGGAATGACTCCTGGCCAGGTGGCCATGACACCTTACGACACTAATTCACCGATGTGGCAAGATGGGCTGTTCAAGGGCGACCCAGCCTCGGCATCTTTCTCTCCTCTTGCCTCCAATACCGGCGAAGACGCCTCAAGCTTCCAGTTCCTTGGATATGGACAGAGCCCTCTCGGCGCTGGAGGAATGTCTCCGGGTGGTGTGGGTTACAGCCCCAGCTCGCCGAATGCGTACACACCCACTTCACCAAGCTTCGTACCCCAATCGCCATTCAGCGGCGCGACTTCCCCGTTCGGCACCTCTCCGTATGCGTCATCGCCCATGTACGATCGGGGAAGAGGCGCGACGTCCCCAACATACTCGCCTACTTCCCCTGCGCTCAACTTGACATCTCCGGGCTATTCGCCCACCAGCCCACGATACTCACCTACTTCTCCTTCATTCTCACCTACGTCTCCTCGGTATAGCCCGCAGTCGCCGTCGTTCAGCCCGACGTCGCCCAGGTATTCACCAGCGAGTCCATCGTTCAGCCCTGCGTCCCCCAGAT attcACCAA TTTCTTCTACCCTCCTCATTGCGTTTAGCCT CCCCTGCTCAAATGTCACCATCCTCGCCCAAATATTCGCCTACGTCCCCTATGCAATCACCTTCGTCGCCGAAATATT CACCCACCTCGCCGGCTTACTCGCCGCATT CTCCTTATT CCCCTGCTTCTCCAGGTTACAGCCCTACTTCTCCAACGCCCTGGTCGCCCTCGAGCCCTGCGCAAAACCAGAACGGCAATACGCGTAG